In Atribacterota bacterium, the following proteins share a genomic window:
- a CDS encoding methylenetetrahydrofolate reductase, which translates to MERLKRKIDCGAHFILTQPIYDSEVLERFLDRFPGTLPPILGGILPLRSARHAEFLHHEVPGITIPDHYRLRMAQASDPKSEGIAIACEIVDRIHDFVAGIYFMPPFERYDMVIEVIKSFSKEV; encoded by the coding sequence ATGGAACGCTTGAAAAGAAAAATTGACTGTGGTGCGCATTTCATCCTCACCCAGCCCATATACGACTCGGAGGTGTTGGAACGTTTCCTGGACCGTTTTCCGGGAACACTTCCTCCGATTTTGGGGGGTATTCTTCCTCTTCGTTCTGCCCGCCATGCTGAATTCCTCCACCATGAAGTCCCGGGGATCACCATTCCTGACCATTACCGTCTCCGCATGGCTCAGGCGTCGGATCCCAAAAGCGAGGGTATCGCCATTGCCTGTGAAATCGTGGATCGCATTCACGATTTTGTGGCGGGTATTTATTTCATGCCCCCTTTTGAACGGTACGATATGGTCATTGAAGTCATCAAATCCTTTTCAAAGGAGGTATGA
- a CDS encoding bacteriohemerythrin: protein MLEWSGRYAIGVSEIDRQHRELFQTMNRLLNACSQGSGKDVLPEVFDFLGRYVVEHFATEERYMEQYDYPALPMHRKIHQDFVKTFLGFREKAEAEGPGLGLVVQVNQVLVDWLKNHILNVDQEMGKFLQKKLSHP, encoded by the coding sequence ATGCTTGAATGGTCGGGACGGTATGCGATTGGCGTTTCAGAAATTGACCGTCAGCATCGGGAACTTTTCCAGACCATGAACCGCTTGCTCAACGCCTGTTCTCAGGGATCTGGTAAGGATGTTCTTCCCGAAGTTTTTGACTTTTTGGGTCGTTATGTCGTTGAGCACTTTGCCACCGAGGAACGCTATATGGAACAGTATGATTATCCGGCTCTCCCCATGCACCGAAAAATCCACCAGGATTTTGTCAAGACCTTTCTTGGTTTCCGAGAGAAAGCCGAAGCCGAAGGCCCAGGTCTGGGTCTTGTGGTCCAGGTGAATCAGGTGCTCGTGGATTGGCTTAAAAACCATATCCTCAACGTTGACCAGGAAATGGGAAAGTTTCTGCAGAAAAAGCTGTCTCATCCGTAA